In the Afipia sp. GAS231 genome, GGCGCCCCGCACGTCTGGACAGGCGCGGGCTCGGGCGGCAGCTGGACTTGGACAGATCTGAGCGGCACGTCTCCCAACCGGTTGCCCGACGCACCGGCCAACGCGTTGCTGCTCGATCCGGCGGCGCCGAACACGATGTACGTCGGCACCGATGTCGGCGTGTGGACGACCACGGACGGCGGCGCGAACTGGTTGCCGTTTAGCGACGGCCTGCCCAATGTCGCCGTGTACGACCTGAAACTGCATGCGCCGACCCGGCTGCTGCGCGCGGCGACGCACGGTCGCGGGCTCTGGGAGCGCCAGCTCGACGGCGCGGACGTTGCCGACGTCCGCCTCTTGATCCGCGACCACGTCATGGACACTGGGCGCCTGACGCCGTCGCCGTCCGGCTTGCCGTCAGCCTGGGAGGATCCGGGCCGGCAGATCAATCTTGGTGATCCACTTTTCTGGTGGAACTGCGCGGACGTGAAGGTCGATTCGCCAGTAGGAGGCTCGTACCAGATGCCGGTTGCGTCCGTCGACTACATTGCCTTTGAAACGGCGCTCGAACACCGAAATCCGCAACGGGGCATGGTGAATCGCGTGTACGTCCAGGTACACAATCGCGGAGTTCTGCCCGCAAGCAACGTCGTCGTGAAGATTCTCTGCGCCGACGCCACGCCGGGCCTGCCGGACCTCCCGGTCGACTTCTGGACCGTATTCCCGGCGAATTCCGGCACGGCAAGCCCATGGACACCGATTGGCGCGGCACAGACGATCGCTTCGCTACGGCCGGAACGTCCTGCCGTACTGGAATGGGACTGGGCACCCCCCATTTCCGCGGCGGCGCACACGTGCCTGCTCGTTGTTGCCTCCTGCAACGAGGATTCTCCAGGCGTCACGTCGCTGGTCCTCGACTCGGTGGTGACCCAGAACCGGCAAGTGGGACTCAAGAATCTGCATATCATCGATGCGATGCCGTTCGCTTGTTGGGATGCGATCCGGTTCTATCCGCGCGCGGCGACCGACATATTCCGCTTCGATGGGCTGCCGAAGGGCTGGTCGCTGAGCCTCGTGTTGCCAAAGAAGGTGCCACTGTCCAAGATCACTTATACGGGATTTGAAGCGAAACCAGTCTTGAGCGCGGAACGTGCGCGCATCAGCAAGCAGCTCGACAAGCAGGCCGCTTCTTACGATTTTAAGAAGGCGCTGGTAGCAGCGGCGCCCCGCAATAGCTGCACGATCACCGGCGTCCCGGCCGGAATGCAGGGTATCCCGATCCTAGTCGCATTCACAGCGAATGCGCGGGCCGCCACCGGGACTCTCCAGCTGATCCAGGAATCTCGCGATCAGCGCGTGTTGGGCGGAGACACATTCGCGCTGCGTGGTGTGAAAGGCAGTGCTCGGCGGCTCTCGGCCGTGAAAAAGCGCTGATTCTAAAGAGGGTTGGGATTAGATCACGCTCGCTGAGACAAACTGAAGCTACCCAGCCGAACCGAGGCGAGTAGGCTCGGAGGACTTTCAGTTGCTTCGAGAAGTATACGGGTTTATTATGGCGCTCCATATTTAGAGACACTTCACATTACCCTCTCGTTTGAAACAAAGGGGCGAACAATGTGTGAATTTGTTGGAGATGATCTCGATATGAAGCAACTGGCTGAGGACCAAAAGAAAAAGCTTAAGCAGCACTTGGAGCAGCGCAAGGAGCAGCTCCAAAAGCGGGTCAAAGACCTCGATGAAGCGATCCAAAAATTCAAGTAAGATCTGATCGTCCGTGAAGTGTTCGGAAACGCTTGGACGAATTGGCTAGCTCGCGATCGCGCCGTAATCGATTTTGCGGTCGCGGGAGATCTGATTTTGGCTGTGTGTATCTAAAATTCGATTCGGCTCAGATGCGATAAGCTCGCGACGTGATGATCGATCTGTTCAAGCTGATCGTCGGCGTCCTGGCTTCGCTCTTCAAATCGAGAGCAGGGCCAGACCCTGCCCGGGGGTTCCTTTCAGCTTATTGGACTTTGAGAATGGCGAGGCACTGCCACCAAGCCTCGCAGCGTCTTGCCAGTTTCGAGACGAGGCCGCGCCCATCATTCAACGGTCGGCCAACCGGCCAAGAGACTTCTTGGGATTCTTGACCGCTTTGGTCAGGATCGCCTTATAATCAGCAATCCAATGCTGGGCACTCGTTCGCTCGAACAAGTCGTTCTTGCATCTACATACGCCGGCAATTCCCGACGGTGTCTTGTTGAGGCTCATTCTAAGCCAAGTGCGATCAATCGGTGCGAGCGCCGACTTCCCTTCCCGATAACCGAATGGTCGGACCACCACGTCATGCAGCTTGATCCGCCGGCGAAACGCTACCTGGAGCACGAAGTAAAATTGAACGAGTGATGCTGGATCCAGACCGTCTTCTTCCGCCAGCCGGGCGGCAATGACATCGAACGGGAGTTCCTGCCTGGCGTGAGCCTCCAGGACGGCTTCACGCACTCGATCGAGCGCTTCCTGAAAAGTCAGATCAGCATCGAATCGGGTGCGAACAAGCGTGGTGTTCGCGAAAGGGCCGATCACGCGCCCCCTCCCCGGTTGAGAGCGGTTGGCCATGGTGGTCCCTACGCAAATGTCGTTGCGTCCGCTTCGGAGCAGCAGCAGCGTCTTAAAGCAGGTCAGTAAAGTCATGAACAGGGTTGCGCCTCGGCTATGGCCCAGGGTGTTCAGGCGCGCGATCAAATCATTCGATATATGAAATCGTTCGTGGACGACGCGCGCGGCGAGCTCGCCTGCAACATCAACATTGGCTGTAAATACAGGTGAGGCCGTTCGCAGGCGCTCCTTCCAGTAGCCGAGCTGTCGGGTTGCAGCACGGCCGGTAGACCACAGACGTTGCCAACGGGCGAAGTTGGAAAAATGAAGCGCCAGCTCGGGCAACTGCGTTTGCCTGCCGGTTGTAAAACCGGCATAAAATTCCGACAGCTCCTCAATGAAAACCTCCATCGACCAGCCGTCGATGATGATGTCGTGTACGATCAGAACTAAAACGTGGTCGACGGCGCTGAGCCGCAAGAGGCGTGCCCGGAACAAGGGAGCATGGTTCGTGTCGATGAGCTTCAGGCGTTCTTGCTCGACTGCCAGCTCCGCCTTCCTGAGCAAGAGCGCCTTAACTCGGGAATTTCCGACAGGCGCCCGAGCTGCGAGATCTTCGACAATGAGGGATGATTTGATGTCGTCGGCCGGGGTAATGAGAGCAGCAGGCAGTTCGTCCAGCCAGGCAAATCCCGTGCGCAGCGAGCTGTGTCGGCGCACGACTTCGGCAAGGCTTCGCTCGAGCGCGAGTACATTGAGCGGCCCTCGCAGCCGATAAGCGAAGCGAAGGTTGAACTGGGGTAGTCCAGGGAGCTCTCGCTCGATCCGTAGCATGCGCTCCTGCACAATGGACACCGGCTGTGGGCCATCTCCTTTCACGCATGCGATTTCCATTGGCGGGTCGCTCGAGCTAAGTAATGCCTCGCTGGAGCCCTTTTTCGACGACTCAAGGCGAAGCGCGAGAGCCGCAACGGTCGGTGCATCGAAGATATCCTTGAATGAGAAGTCGACACCAAAACGCTCCTGCACACGCAAAATCATCTGCGTCATCACAAGTGAGTCGACGCCGAGCGCGAAGACGTCCTGGTCAACGCCGATCTGATCAATGTCCAGGAGCTCCGCCCAGATCCCAGCAAGTTGACCCTCCAATTCCGAGCTAGGCAAAACCAGCTTGCTGCTGCGTTCCCCTGCTGCGGGCTGCGTCTTTGAAAATTCGGCCGCAAGTTCATTGCGCCTGATCTTTCCGCCGGCGCCTTTCGGGATCTCCGGCACAATCCGAATGAGGCCAGGGACCTTAAAGCCGGCTAAGCGTTCTCGAGTAAAGTCTCGGAGCCTCTCTGCGCTCACCTTCGCATCCTGACGCAGTACGACGGCGGCACCGACATCCGCGCCAAGTCGTCTATGGGGCACAGGGAAAACGGCGGCTTCGATCACATCCGGGTGGCTCAGCAGCGCCGCCTCTACCTCGGCGGGGACGACCTTCTGCCCACCCTTATGGATGATCTCCTTAATTCTACCGACAATGAAGAGATACCCCTCCGCGTCAAGGTACCCCAGGTCGCCGGTTCGGAACCAGCCGTCCCGAAACGCGGACGTGGTAGCGGTGACATCATTGTCGTAACCCCTGGTTATAGTGGGACCTCGCAGCGCGATCTCTCCACGTTTGCCGGATCGTAATCGTCGACCCCCATTGTCCAAGATCGTGATCTCGGCGCCTGCCGGCTGGCCGACTGAACCAGGCTTTCGCCGTTGCAACGGATTGGCGGCGATCTGGGTGGCGGCTTCAGTCATGCCGTAGGTGTCGATAACAGGGACGCCAAACAACGCTTCCAGTCCGCCGAGCACTTCGAACGATAGAGACGTCGAAGCCGAACGAACAAGCCGCAAGGAGGTCCGCTGCGCGGCCTGCTTGTAGGGACCTGCCGCCGCTAGTAGCGCTCGATGGATTGCCGGAACCGCCGTGTACCAGGTTGGTCGAAACTCCGTCA is a window encoding:
- a CDS encoding AMP-binding protein: MTYGALWMQANDVVRGLRGIGVGRTDRVAVVLPDGPEAAVAMITVAAGAVCVPLNPGFTDDEYQRYFGELHLAALLTRADLKSASRHAARIMGIPVIDLSTRPSEGAGAFSIVGQAPQPVVDHEFASGADDAFILLTSGTTSRPKTVPLTHASVCLSADNVCAALALEPRDRLLSLLPLFHGHGLISGLLASLAAGSSVVCTPGFDPTAFFRWLTEFRPTWYTAVPAIHRALLAAAGPYKQAAQRTSLRLVRSASTSLSFEVLGGLEALFGVPVIDTYGMTEAATQIAANPLQRRKPGSVGQPAGAEITILDNGGRRLRSGKRGEIALRGPTITRGYDNDVTATTSAFRDGWFRTGDLGYLDAEGYLFIVGRIKEIIHKGGQKVVPAEVEAALLSHPDVIEAAVFPVPHRRLGADVGAAVVLRQDAKVSAERLRDFTRERLAGFKVPGLIRIVPEIPKGAGGKIRRNELAAEFSKTQPAAGERSSKLVLPSSELEGQLAGIWAELLDIDQIGVDQDVFALGVDSLVMTQMILRVQERFGVDFSFKDIFDAPTVAALALRLESSKKGSSEALLSSSDPPMEIACVKGDGPQPVSIVQERMLRIERELPGLPQFNLRFAYRLRGPLNVLALERSLAEVVRRHSSLRTGFAWLDELPAALITPADDIKSSLIVEDLAARAPVGNSRVKALLLRKAELAVEQERLKLIDTNHAPLFRARLLRLSAVDHVLVLIVHDIIIDGWSMEVFIEELSEFYAGFTTGRQTQLPELALHFSNFARWQRLWSTGRAATRQLGYWKERLRTASPVFTANVDVAGELAARVVHERFHISNDLIARLNTLGHSRGATLFMTLLTCFKTLLLLRSGRNDICVGTTMANRSQPGRGRVIGPFANTTLVRTRFDADLTFQEALDRVREAVLEAHARQELPFDVIAARLAEEDGLDPASLVQFYFVLQVAFRRRIKLHDVVVRPFGYREGKSALAPIDRTWLRMSLNKTPSGIAGVCRCKNDLFERTSAQHWIADYKAILTKAVKNPKKSLGRLADR